In a genomic window of Sutcliffiella sp. FSL R7-0096:
- a CDS encoding Cof-type HAD-IIB family hydrolase, producing MIYRLLAINIDGTLLKSNGRLAKETKEAIEYVKNKGVYVTLVTGRSFAFAKKVAKSLKLDTFLVTHGGAFIATKLEQPLHVKRLSEDKTFNLVQVLENYDCTVRILHERYSIGNRLRGANNLMARAVLGSSDPLIYPMQFVESLGDTLIDNPIAPPKIEVYFSEPEERERVLTTLKSAFEGIEILVHADGKVDILPDGGTKMDGLLTLGEVLKIPPQEMVVIGDTMEDLPIIEVAGLGVAMGNAPREVKQAADWITRTNDENGVAYMIKEHFRKQQRIAFLNKMKI from the coding sequence ATGATATACCGCCTGCTCGCCATCAATATTGATGGAACGCTATTGAAATCGAATGGAAGATTGGCAAAGGAAACGAAAGAAGCGATAGAGTATGTGAAAAACAAGGGAGTCTACGTTACACTTGTGACCGGCCGTAGTTTTGCTTTTGCAAAGAAAGTGGCCAAATCATTGAAGCTTGATACATTTTTGGTGACACACGGTGGGGCATTTATTGCCACCAAGCTGGAGCAGCCTCTTCATGTGAAGCGTCTTTCGGAGGATAAAACCTTCAACCTGGTGCAGGTGCTCGAAAATTATGATTGTACGGTCCGGATTCTGCACGAACGTTATTCAATTGGGAACAGACTTCGTGGAGCCAATAACTTAATGGCAAGAGCGGTGCTTGGTTCAAGTGACCCCTTGATCTATCCGATGCAGTTCGTCGAGTCCTTGGGTGATACGCTAATCGATAACCCGATTGCACCTCCGAAGATAGAAGTCTATTTTTCTGAACCAGAGGAGAGGGAAAGAGTATTGACTACCTTGAAATCTGCGTTTGAAGGAATAGAGATCCTTGTGCATGCTGACGGGAAGGTGGATATCCTGCCTGATGGTGGCACAAAAATGGATGGTTTACTCACCCTTGGCGAAGTGCTGAAAATCCCGCCACAGGAAATGGTTGTCATCGGGGATACAATGGAGGACCTGCCAATCATTGAGGTGGCTGGACTTGGGGTTGCAATGGGCAATGCCCCGAGAGAAGTAAAACAGGCTGCCGATTGGATCACCAGGACCAATGATGAAAACGGTGTAGCATATATGATCAAAGAACATTTCCGCAAACAGCAACGCATTGCGTTCTTAAATAAAATGAAAATATAG
- a CDS encoding DUF445 family protein, translating into MDILLVIVLMVGIGALIGGVTNSLAIRMLFRPYSPIFLFGKRVPFTPGLIPKRRSELADQLGKLVMEHLLTAESMKRRLVNSSFQEKSEEWIKEEIDRYLEKGISVQEVLAKFGIDNAETLFQENLHKIVESKYEEVMEGLRTKPIQQVVPANLMHSVERNIPAVSEFILTKAIHHFDSVEGKRQLTKMINDFIATRGKLGSVVQMFMGNYPLVDKVQPEIIKFLKHDGTKDVLISVLYREWNKLKQMEVQDLEKKISREAILSSLHTVVERTVDVPKWMNKTVKEAIKPIYPWMMEKLVPAAFSTGSELLLEKLEELLVRLKLEEVVRDQVESFSLQEVEEMVLSVSRRELKLITYLGALLGGLIGFLQGLLVLFL; encoded by the coding sequence ATGGATATATTATTAGTCATTGTGTTGATGGTGGGAATTGGTGCGTTAATAGGTGGCGTTACTAACTCCCTCGCAATTCGGATGCTATTCCGGCCATATAGTCCCATTTTTCTGTTCGGCAAGAGAGTACCATTTACTCCCGGATTGATTCCCAAAAGAAGATCAGAGCTTGCTGATCAACTTGGAAAGCTTGTCATGGAGCATCTCCTGACAGCTGAAAGCATGAAAAGAAGATTGGTGAACAGTTCGTTTCAGGAAAAGTCAGAAGAATGGATAAAGGAAGAGATCGACCGTTATCTTGAAAAAGGGATAAGCGTGCAGGAAGTATTGGCGAAATTCGGCATAGACAACGCCGAAACACTTTTCCAGGAGAATCTACACAAAATTGTTGAGAGCAAATACGAAGAGGTCATGGAAGGGTTACGCACTAAACCCATTCAGCAAGTAGTGCCGGCAAATCTGATGCATTCGGTGGAACGTAATATTCCGGCAGTGTCAGAATTTATCCTGACGAAGGCTATCCATCATTTTGATAGTGTGGAAGGAAAGCGGCAGTTAACCAAGATGATCAATGACTTTATCGCGACCCGTGGAAAATTGGGAAGTGTCGTGCAGATGTTCATGGGCAACTATCCCCTTGTAGATAAGGTACAACCCGAGATCATCAAGTTCCTTAAGCATGATGGAACGAAAGATGTCCTAATAAGTGTTCTGTATAGGGAATGGAACAAACTGAAGCAGATGGAAGTTCAGGATCTGGAAAAGAAAATATCCAGGGAAGCAATCCTTTCCTCCCTCCATACAGTGGTCGAGCGCACGGTGGATGTACCAAAATGGATGAACAAAACGGTGAAGGAAGCGATCAAACCAATTTATCCATGGATGATGGAGAAATTAGTTCCAGCCGCTTTTTCCACAGGCAGCGAACTCTTGCTTGAGAAACTGGAAGAACTGCTCGTAAGATTGAAACTTGAGGAAGTGGTGAGAGATCAGGTGGAGTCCTTTTCCCTGCAGGAAGTCGAGGAAATGGTCCTCTCCGTATCCCGCCGAGAATTAAAATTAATAACGTACCTTGGTGCTCTATTGGGCGGACTGATAGGTTTCCTACAAGGATTGCTCGTGCTTTTCCTTTAG
- a CDS encoding YlbF family regulator, translating to MANNVYDVAYNLETAVKESDEFKNLQSLYREVFADETTKRMFENFRNIQLELQQKQMSGQEITQEEVEQAQKTVAVVQQNEAIAKLMEAEQQMSMMVSELNKIIMKPLEELYSNVDSAN from the coding sequence ATGGCAAACAATGTTTATGATGTAGCGTACAACCTTGAAACAGCAGTAAAAGAAAGTGATGAATTCAAAAATTTACAATCTTTATATAGAGAGGTTTTTGCAGACGAGACGACTAAAAGAATGTTCGAAAACTTCCGCAACATTCAATTAGAGCTTCAACAAAAACAAATGAGCGGCCAAGAAATTACTCAAGAGGAAGTAGAGCAAGCTCAAAAGACAGTTGCAGTTGTGCAACAGAACGAAGCGATTGCGAAGCTTATGGAAGCAGAGCAACAAATGAGCATGATGGTAAGCGAACTAAACAAGATCATCATGAAGCCTCTTGAAGAATTATATAGCAATGTAGATTCTGCTAACTAA